Proteins from one Astatotilapia calliptera chromosome 8, fAstCal1.2, whole genome shotgun sequence genomic window:
- the LOC113027841 gene encoding uncharacterized protein LOC113027841 translates to MASGKHLLLIAVLPLMVRCQKPQVLMVPAFKMAFIGDTVYLKCNPSASSVTWHKPNAETIDGQDTLKVEIKNSNDGGPYWCEISRTKSDPVSVNVMESGLSASLTIETGYQNMWKGGAVILKLENKDGLKGWICWVCRGGESLKMVSLKLEGVNNSMVFQTADLNVDETIYWCTDKGRTHRSNQVILTTSDPWKLPKPPKTEGKLGMVLGILLVLVGMLVVIVVVGLRRRRRSDGGRIYEDVALRSKERGDDKYETLEKASGREREYDTLAGASGGEPKGGEYEPLKKGEMKEGVYHTLGAEGAAGGEGGYEALKKGEMKEGVYHTLGAEGAAGGEGGYEALKKGEIKEQVYHTLGVEGAAGGEGGYEAVGKKDKPSESATAGE, encoded by the exons TGTTGCCACTCATGGTAAGATGTCAAAAACCACAAG TTTTGATGGTACCTGCATTTAAAATGGCCTTCATTGGGGATACAGTTTACTTAAAATGCAATCCAAGTGCGAGCTCAGTGACATGGCACAAACCTAATGCTGAGACAATCGACGGACAAGACACTTTGAAAGTGGAAATTAAAAACTCAAACGACGGAGGCCCTTATTGGTGCGAGATCAGTAGGACAAAGAGTGACCCTGTTTCAGTCAATGTCATGG AATCTGGTCTCAGCGCTTCACTCACCATTGAGACAGGCTATCAGAACATGTGGAAGGGAGGTGCAGTTATCCTGAAGCTTGAAAATAAGGATGGTCTGAAAGGGTGGATTTGCTGGGTGTGCAGGGGTGGAGAAAGTCTAAAAATGGTTTCACTGAAATTGGAGGGCGTCAATAACAGTATGGTGTTTCAAACTGCTGACCTCAATGTCGATGAGACTATTTACTGGTGTACGGATAAGGGTCGAACTCACAGAAGTAACCAAGTAATTCTCACCACCTCTG ATCCATGGAAGCTTCCAAAACCACCTAAGACGGAGGGGAAGTTGGGGATGGTGTTGGGAATATTGTTGGTATTGGTGGGGATGTTGGTGGTGATAGTGGTGGTAGGTTTACGACGTAGGAGAAGAAGTGACGGAG GGCGGATTTATGAGGATGTGGCACTGAGATCAAAAGAGCGAGGTGATGACAAGTATGAAACTCTGGAGAAGGCATCTGGGAGGGAGCGAGAGTACGACACCCTTGCAGGAGCATCAGGCGGAGAGCCGAAAGGTGGCGAATATGAACCACTGAAGAAAGGCGAAATGAAAGAGGGGGTATACCACACTTTAGGGGCGGAAGGGGCGGCGGGTGGAGAGGGTGGATACGAAGCACTGAAGAAAGGCGAAATGAAAGAGGGGGTATACCACACGTTAGGGGCGGaaggagcagcaggtggagAGGGTGGATACGAAGCACTGAAGAAAGGCGAAATAAAAGAGCAGGTATACCACACTTTAGGGGTGGAGGGTGCAGCAGGCGGAGAGGGTGGATATGAAGCAGTAGGGAAGAAGGATAAGCCCAGTGAGTCTGCAACAGCGGGCGAATGA